From Bacteroidota bacterium:
TGAGGTTTTTTTGGGATAGTTTTCAAAATATAGATTTCCCATGGCTTTAACAAAATGACCAGCCTTTGATTGCTACTTCATTATAAAACATAATACATAAAAAAAGCCTCCCCTATTTTTGGGAAGGCTTTCCTGTGTAGCGGGGACAGGACTTGAACCTGTGACCTTTGGGTTATGAGCCCAACGAGCTACCAACTGCTCCACCCCGCAATGTTTATGTTTAAGAACTTATTCTTTCAATTTTTGAGAAGGCAAATATACTAAAATTAATCATCCTACAAAGCTTAATTATCCAATAGACCCTATTAATTTTTTGGCTTTTGAATAATAAATTTATTTTGGAAATACGGATCCTTAATTGAATCGTAAATATTAAATATCTTAGCTCCATCAAATTTCTGAAAATCGTCCTCCTCACCCCCCGTCCAATAATAGATGAGTCCGTTAGAATTCAAAGTTTTTGAGGCTATTTTTGAAAAAGTTCTAAAATCACTAACCGCTCTTCCCAATGCATAATCACATTTTAATCCCAAGTCTTGGGCTTGAGCTTGAACGGCTTCCACATTCGTTAATCCCAGCTCTCGTGATACTTCTGAAACAACATGCACTTTTTTGCTTCTTCCATCAACTAATGAAAAATGGCAATCAGGATAAACGATAGA
This genomic window contains:
- the rsmG gene encoding 16S rRNA (guanine(527)-N(7))-methyltransferase RsmG translates to MVNSDQNIKSLFPELDNSKLEQLAQLNDLYRYWNEQINVISRKDIDNLFVHHILHSLSILKFDHFVENTSIIDIGTGGGFPGIPLSIVYPDCHFSLVDGRSKKVHVVSEVSRELGLTNVEAVQAQAQDLGLKCDYALGRAVSDFRTFSKIASKTLNSNGLIYYWTGGEEDDFQKFDGAKIFNIYDSIKDPYFQNKFIIQKPKN